One genomic region from Antedon mediterranea chromosome 3, ecAntMedi1.1, whole genome shotgun sequence encodes:
- the LOC140044888 gene encoding limbic system-associated membrane protein-like, whose product MILHPTFLFIALLLLNKTFSFPEFIKQPEDESRAEGELTFFNCMVKNLGDGEYVSWMQNGRKISSNDLIVDVSVFERYSIEFNDVFSIYNLRIQNIQRRDVGIYTCAVYDDSGDIVAQSKASNFTVLEIPEKYYPLCSNIKTSYKLNQNIVVVCSSEKTYPLPSLIWKRDDINIVSQLEEETSRDIYKVSYSVIAKQSDNRAIFICELTTSANPSIRRNCSVGPINVLYPPVVSIKQTSDIVLGDEAIFICYSDANPQANIFKWSFDPPINKNMYFLENEFILRITNVVISLNDTIVTCEVENSVGRSYSKLNINIKRKTSFDSSVNDNEGNGKGGSKKNTNGFKTEGKEDDGATIGNKEKSKNQNSNQNTIQTRSQDKKNSTDVSISLVITIAVVCIIVILGLALLPVGYMRYTRRQPSDTISRGRPVSIPDVYFEPRDHIDPMLPQLGLAVPWMRTVGVQVPGECEYDVTYNTHVMPQLRQVYYSQRMYPPSSL is encoded by the coding sequence ATGATATTACAtccaacatttttgtttattgcatTGTTACTGCTCAACAAAACGTTTTCGTTTCCTGAATTTATAAAACAGCCAGAGGATGAAAGCCGAGCCGAAGGAGAACTTACgttttttaattgtatggtGAAAAATCTTGGTGATGGTGAATATGTTTCATGGATGCAAAATGGTCGTAAAATAAGTAGTAATGATTTAATTGTTGATGTAAGTGTATTTGAGCGATATTCAATAGAATTTAATGACGTGTTTAGTATTTACAATTTGCGAATTCAGAATATACAGAGGCGAGATGTAGGAAtatacacatgcgcagtttATGATGATTCTGGCGACATAGTGGCACAGAGTAAAGCTTCTAATTTCACAGTACTTGAAATTCCTGAGAAATATTACCCATTATGCTctaatataaaaacaagttataaaCTTAACCAAaacattgttgttgtatgttcATCAGAAAAAACCTATCCTCTGCCTAGTTTAATTTGGAAGCGAGACGATATCAATATTGTATCACAATTGGAGGAGGAAACATCACGAGATATATACAAAGTTTCCTATTCAGTTATTGCAAAACAATCCGACAACAGAGCTATATTTATATGTGAATTAACAACATCAGCAAACCCATCTATAAGAAGGAATTGTTCTGTTGGACCTATCAACGTTTTATATCCTCCTGTTGTTAGTATAAAACAGACAAGTGATATCGTTCTTGGCGACGAAGCCATCTTTATTTGTTATAGCGATGCAAATCCACAAGCGAATATTTTTAAATGGAGTTTTGACCCACCTATCAACAAAAACATGTATTTCTTAGAAAATGAATTCATTCTAAGAATTACAAATGTAGTAATCAGTTTAAATGATACAATTGTTACCTGCGAAGTAGAAAATTCTGTTGGAAGGAGctatagtaaattaaacatcaatataaaaagaaaaacctcATTTGATAGTAGCGTTAATGATAACGAGGGAAATGGAAAAGGCGGatcaaagaaaaatacaaatggGTTTAAAACAGAAGGTAAAGAGGACGACGGTGCGACGAtaggaaacaaagaaaaatcaAAGAATCAAAATAGTAATCAAAATACAATACAGACAAGATCCCAAGACAAGAAAAACAGCACCGatgtatcaatatcattagTTATAACCATTGCAGTTGTATGTATTATAGTAATTCTAGGGTTGGCATTGCTACCTGTTGGTTACATGAGATATACACGTAGACAACCCAGCGACACTATCAGTAGAGGAAGACCTGTGTCAATACCTGATGTATACTTTGAACCTAGAGATCACATAGATCCTATGCTACCACAGTTAGGCTTAGCAGTTCCATGGATGAGGACAGTAGGAGTTCAAGTTCCTGGTGAATGTGAATATGATGTAACATATAATACACACGTTATGCCACAGTTACGACAAGTTTACTACTCACAAAGAATGTACCCACCATCTTCTTTGTAA
- the LOC140044899 gene encoding uncharacterized protein, whose protein sequence is MFSKLYCTVLFILTLFFHEAILFSGFVSQPSDDSRGEGERVYFNCIVETLDTNEYVSWLHNRRIISNNDVIVLDQYMDRYTIDFDSDFGKYNLKIRNIQRIDKGQYECVIYDSNENVVSKSWIANLTVLEIPQGSYPICQNTKMSYIVGQRVLLACISETISPLALLKWKQNDIDILTGITEDTSSGNYKVSYSFIAKQSNNREIFTCELTTPANPSIKRNCSIGPINILYAPVVRIEQTRDVILGNEAIFLCYSDANPQETTFEWSFDPAIDETLYLLENEIILRIKNTVRSFNGTSVICKVTNSIGSGSNKLIVNVKTKESIHIANGNSVKDTTHSKYDTPIKQNKDANSNQQILLTKSPTKNNSNNTDISISLVVIIAVVCIIVILGLALIPVGYMRYTRRQPSDTISRGRPVSIPDVYFEPRDHIDPMLPQLGLAAPWMRTVGVQVPGECEYDATYNTQVMAQPRQVYYTQRMYPASSL, encoded by the coding sequence atgttttcaaagttatattgtactgttttgtttattctcacattattttttcatgaaGCGATTTTATTTTCTGGATTTGTAAGTCAACCATCTGATGACAGTCGTGGAGAAGGTGAACGTGTATATTTTAACTGTATTGTTGAAACTCTCGACACCAACGAATACGTTTCTTGGTTACATAATAGAcgtataataagtaataatgaCGTCATTGTTCTGGACCAATATATGGATCGGTACACTATAGATTTTGATTCAGACTTTGGAAAATACAATTTGAAAATCAGAAATATTCAGCGTATAGATAAAGGACAATATGAATGTGTTATATATGATAGCAATGAGAACGTTGTCAGTAAATCTTGGATTGCAAATTTAACAGTTTTAGAAATACCCCAAGGGTCTTACCCAATTTGTCAAAACACTAAAATGAGTTATATCGTTGGACAGCGCGTGCTTCTTGCATGTATATCTGAAACAATTTCTCCTCTTGCTCTTTTGAAATGGAAACaaaatgatattgatattttgaCAGGAATAACCGAAGACACATCTAGTGGTAATTATAAAGTATCTTATTCATTTATTGCAAAACAATCAAACAATCGAGAAATATTTACATGCGAATTAACAACACCAGCAAATCCATCTATCAAAAGGAATTGTTCAATTGGACCCATCAACATTCTGTATGCTCCTGTTGTTCGTATTGAACAAACACGTGACGTCATTCTTGGCAATGAAGCGATCTTTCTTTGTTATAGTGATGCAAATCCACAAGAAACTACATTTGAATGGAGTTTTGACCCAGCAATTGATGAAACTTTGTATTTATtggaaaatgaaataattttgagaattaaaaatacagtacgTAGTTTTAATGGGACAAGTGTTATATGTAAAGTTACTAATTCCATTGGAAGTGGATCTAATAAATTGATAGTGAACGTAAAAACTAAAGAGTCCATACATATTGCTAATGGAAATAGTGTCAAAGACACAACACACTCTAAATATGACACAccaatcaaacaaaataaagatgCAAACAGCAATCAACAAATATTGCTTACTAAATCACCAACAAAGAACAACAGTAATAATACAGATATTTCAATATCTCTAGTTGTTATAATTGCAGTGGTATGTATAATAGTGATTCTAGGGTTAGCATTGATACCCGTTGGTTACATGAGATATACACGGAGACAACCTAGTGACACCATAAGTAGAGGAAGACCTGTGTCAATACCTGATGTATACTTTGAACCTAGAGATCACATAGATCCTATGCTACCACAGTTAGGATTAGCAGCTCCATGGATGAGGACAGTAGGAGTTCAAGTTCCTGGTGAATGTGAATATGATGCCACATATAATACACAAGTTATGGCACAGCCACGACAGGTATACTATACACAACGGATGTACCCGGCATCTTCGTTGTAA
- the LOC140044031 gene encoding limbic system-associated membrane protein-like: protein MILHPTFLFIAFLLLNKTFSFPEFIKQPEDESRAEGELTYFNCMVKNLDEGEYVSWLHNGRKISRKDIISDTSIFDRYSIEFDDVFSTYNLRIKNIQRRDVGIYACAVYDDSDNVVAETKSSNFTVLQIPEKYYPLCSNIKTSYKLNQNIVVVCSSEKTYPLPSLIWKRDGINIVSQLEEKTSRDIYKVSYSVNAKQSDNRAIFICELTTSANPSIRRNCSVGPINVLYPPVVSIKQTSDIVLGDEAIFICYSDANPQENIFQWSFDPPINKNMYFLENEFILRITNVVISLNDTIVTCEVENSVGRSYSKLNINIKRKTSFDSSVNDNEGNGKGGSKKNTNGFKTEGTEDDGATIGNKEKSKNQNSNQNTIQTRSQDKKNSTDVSISLVITIAVVCIIVILGLALIPVGYMRYTRRQPSDTISRGRPVSIPDVYFEPRDHIDPMLPQLGLAAPWMRTVGVQVPGECEYDVTYNTQVMPQLRQVYYSQRMYPPSSL, encoded by the coding sequence ATGATATTACAtccaacatttttgtttattgcatTTTTACTGCTCAACAAAACGTTTTCCTTTCCTGAATTTATAAAACAGCCAGAGGATGAAAGCCGAGCCGAAGGAGAACTTACgtattttaattgtatggtGAAAAATCTTGATGAAGGTGAATATGTTTCATGGCTTCATAATGGTCGGAAAATAAGTAGAAAAGATATAATTTCTGATACAAGTATATTTGATCGTTATTCAATAGAGTTTGATGACGTATTTAGCACTTATAATTTGCGAATTAAGAATATACAGAGGCGAGATGTAGGAATATACGCATGCGCAGTTTATGATGATTCTGACAATGTGGTTGCAGAGACTAAATCTTCTAACTTCACAGTACTTCAAATTCCTGAGAAATATTACCCATTGTGCTctaatataaaaacaagttataaaCTTAACCAAaacattgttgttgtatgttcATCAGAAAAGACCTATCCTCTGCCTAGTTTAATTTGGAAGCGAGACGGTATCAATATTGTATCACAATTGGAGGAGAAAACATCACGAGATATATACAAAGTTTCCTATTCAGTTAATGCAAAACAATCCGACAACAGAGCTATATTTATATGTGAATTAACAACATCAGCAAACCCATCTATAAGAAGGAATTGTTCTGTTGGACCTATCAACGTTTTATATCCTCCGGTTGTTAGTATTAAACAGACAAGTGATATCGTTCTTGGCGACGAAGCCATCTTTATTTGTTATAGCGATGCAAATCCACAAGAGAATATTTTTCAATGGAGTTTTGACCCACCTATCAACAAAAACATGTATTTCTTAGAAAATGAATTCATTCTAAGAATTACAAATGTAGTAATCAGTTTAAATGATACAATTGTTACCTGCGAAGTAGAAAATTCTGTTGGAAGGAGCTATAGCAAATTAAACatcaatataaaaagaaaaacctcATTTGATAGTAGCGTTAATGATAACGAGGGAAATGGAAAAGGCGGatcaaagaaaaatacaaatggGTTTAAAACAGAAGGTACAGAGGACGACGGTGCGACGAtaggaaacaaagaaaaatcaAAGAATCAAAATAGTAATCAAAATACAATACAGACAAGATCCCAAGACAAGAAAAACAGCACCGatgtatcaatatcattagTTATAACCATTGCAGTTGTATGTATTATAGTAATTCTAGGATTGGCATTGATACCTGTTGGTTACATGAGATATACACGAAGACAACCTAGTGACACCATCAGTAGAGGAAGACCTGTGTCAATACCTGATGTATACTTTGAACCTAGAGATCACATAGATCCTATGCTACCACAGTTAGGCTTAGCAGCTCCTTGGATGAGGACAGTAGGAGTTCAAGTTCCTGGTGAATGTGAATATGATGTAACGTATAATACACAAGTTATGCCACAGTTACGACAGGTTTACTACTCACAAAGAATGTACCCGCCATCATCTTTGTAA
- the LOC140044900 gene encoding cell adhesion molecule 2-like, which yields MKFRSYMLIVIPFLYEASSFTGFLKQPSDESVAEGELTFFSCIVQNLDGGEYVSWLYNAQKISKNDIITNKMLTTRYSIDFDPVFKKYNLQIYDIHRSDEGQYTCAVYDKNEIIVKQSKTANFTVLQTPGLNYPICTLKKQTYIVGEAVVLVCISEVTKPSATLSWVKYGDIIKEKVVNEMVNGNHQTSFSFTARKSDNRAIFICELTTPANPSIRRNCSSGPFNIVYPPIVHIQQTSDVILGNEGIFICYSDANPQETTFEWSFDPPIEENMYLLESERILRIENTISSLNGTSVICKVTNSIGSGSSKLILKIRTEETINNVVETNNGKETDTSEKPHERNKSKSKNQNLNNNQQLLQTNSPNNNSTDDISISLVVIIALVCIIVILGLAMIPVGYMKYTRRQPSDTISRGRPVSLPDVYFEPRDHIDPMLPQLGLAAPWMKTVGVQVPGECEYDVTYNTQVMPQLRQVYYTQRMYPAAPL from the coding sequence ATGAAGTTTCGAAGCTACATGTTGATTGTTATTCCATTTTTGTACGAAGCATCTTCATTCACTGGATTCTTAAAACAGCCGTCAGACGAGAGCGTAGCTGAAGGTGAGCTGacattttttagttgtattgtACAGAATCTTGATGGTGGTGAATACGTTTCCTGGTTGTATAATGCTCAGAAGATAAgcaaaaatgatataataactAATAAAATGCTTACTACTCGCTACTCAATAGACTTTGatcctgtatttaaaaaatacaatttgcaAATATATGACATCCATCGAAGCGATGAAGGACAATACACTTGTGCTGTTTATGATAAAAATGAGATTATAGTAAAACAATCAAAAACAGCAAACTTTACCGTACTGCAAACTCCAGGACTAAATTATCCAATATGTACACTGAAAAAACAAACTTACATTGTTGGAGAAGCTGTTGTACTTGTCTGTATATCAGAAGTAACAAAGCCGTCAGCAACGTTATCATGGGTGAAATATGGTGACATTATTAAGGAAAAGGTTGTCAATGAAATGGTGAACGGAAATCATCAAACATCTTTTTCATTTACTGCAAGAAAGTCTGATAATAGAGCAATATTTATATGTGAATTGACAACACCAGCTAACCCATCGATTAGGCGAAATTGTTCAAGTGGGCCCTTCAACATTGTATACCCTCCTATAGttcatattcaacaaacaagtGACGTCATTTTGGGCAATGaaggcatctttatttgttaCAGTGATGCGAATCCACAGGAAACTACATTTGAATGGAGCTTTGATCCACCCATTGAAGAAAATATGTATTTGTTGGAAAGTGAAAGAATTTTAAGGATTGAAAATACAATAAGTAGTTTAAATGGGACAAGTGTCATATGTAAAGTTACTAATTCCATTGGAAGTGGATCtagtaaattaatattgaaaattagaaCGGAAGAAACTATTAATAATGTAGTTGAAACAAACAATGGAAAAGAAACCGACACGTCCGAAAAACCTCATGAAAGAAATAAGTCTAAGTCGAAGAATCAAAATTTAAACAACAATCAGCAGTTATTGCAGACTAACTCGCCAAACAACAACAGTACTGATGATATTTCAATTTCGTTGGTTGTCATAATTGCATTGGTATGCATTATAGTAATTCTAGGTTTGGCTATGATACCTGTTGGTTACATGAAATATACACGAAGACAACCCAGTGACACCATCAGTAGAGGAAGGCCTGTGTCATTACCTGATGTATATTTTGAACCTAGAGATCACATAGATCCTATGCTACCACAGTTAGGCTTAGCAGCTCCTTGGATGAAGACAGTAGGAGTTCAAGTTCCTGGTGAATGTGAATATGATGTAACGTATAATACACAAGTTATGCCACAATTACGACAGGTGTACTATACACAACGGATGTATCCTGCAGCTCCACTCTGA
- the LOC140044892 gene encoding cell adhesion molecule 4-like, whose amino-acid sequence MYTLGFGKAFGTWIYLYILILHRTYSFSGFIKEPLDENQAEGDLTYFNCIVRELDETQYVSWLHNGRKISKNGEIIIHTYAYYSIDYDSAFGTCNLRIQNVQRRDKGGYTCTVYDSNDQIVETSRTANFTVLEIPQQQYPICSSTQTSYRVGQYVVLNCISEKTTPPALLRWVHNIGGSESGLKESLTGNYGNSYSFIAKQSDNRAIYTCELTTSANPSLYRNCSIGPLDVLYPPIVRIQQTRDVILGNEAIFICYSDANPQETTFEWSFDPPISENIFVLENDIILRIKNTINRLNGTSVICTVTNSIGSGSSKFIVNVKLKEPINNVVETNSGKETKKSEKITERNENKPKNKNSNSNQQLLQTRSPNNSSTDISISLVVIIALVCIIVIIGVAMIPVGYMKYTRRQPIDTISRRRPVSIPDVYFEPRDHIDPMLPQLGLAVPWMRTVGVQVPGECEYDATYNTQVMPQPRQVYYTQRMYPASSLQ is encoded by the coding sequence ATGTACACATTAGGTTTTGGAAAAGCTTTTGGTACTTggatatatttgtatatattgatTTTGCATAGAACTTATTCATTCTCAGGATTCATAAAAGAGCCATTGGATGAGAATCAAGCGGAGGGTGATTTAACATATTTCAATTGTATTGTACGAGAACTTGATGAAACTCAATATGTTTCTTGGTTACACAATGGACGCAAGATAAGTAAAAATGGCGAAATTATTATACATACATACGCATATTATTCCATTGATTATGATTCAGCATTTGGTACGTGCAACTTGAGAATTCAAAATGTACAACGGAGAGATAAAGGAGGATATACATGTACTGTTTATGATAGCAACGATCAAATTGTAGAGACATCGAGGACAGCTAATTTTACCGTTTTAGAAATTCCTCAACAGCAATATCCGATTTGTTCTTCGACTCAAACGAGTTATCGTGTTGGCCAATATGTTGTTCTTAACTGTATTTCGGAAAAGACCACACCTCCAGCATTGTTAAGATGGGTACATAATATTGGAGGTAGTGAATCAGGATTAAAAGAATCGTTAACTGGTAATTATGGAAACTCTTATTCGTTTATTGCAAAACAATCGGACAACAGAGCAATATATACATGTGAATTAACAACATCAGCAAATCCGTCATTATATAGGAATTGTTCAATTGGTCCTCTCGATGTTTTATATCCCCCTATTGTTCGTATCCAACAAACACGTGATGTCATTCTTGGTAATGAAGCCATCTTTATTTGTTATAGTGATGCAAATCCACAAGAAACTACGTTTGAATGGAGCTTTGATCCACCTATTAGTGAAAATATATTTGTGTTGGAAAATGACATAATTTTgagaattaaaaatacaataaatcgTTTAAATGGGACAAGTGTCATATGTACAGTTACTAATTCCATTGGAAGTGGATCTAGTAAATTTATAGTGAACGTAAAATTGAAGGAACCTATTAATAATGTAGTTGAAACAAACAGTGGAAAAGAAACGAAAAAGTCGGAAAAAATAACTGAAAGAAACGAAAATAAaccgaaaaataaaaattctaacAGCAATCAACAACTATTGCAGACAAGATCACCAAACAACAGCAGTACAGATATTTCAATTTCATTGGTTGTCATAATTGCATTGGTCTGTATCATAGTAATTATAGGTGTGGCTATGATACCTGTTGGTTACATGAAATATACACGTAGACAACCTATTGACACAATAAGTAGAAGAAGACCTGTGTCAATTCCTGATGTATACTTTGAACCTAGAGATCACATAGATCCTATGCTACCACAATTAGGCTTAGCAGTTCCATGGATGAGGACAGTAGGAGTTCAAGTTCCTGGTGAATGTGAATATGATGCCACATATAATACACAAGTTATGCCACAGCCACGCCAGGTATACTATACACAACGGATGTACCCGGCATCTTCCTTGCAATGA
- the LOC140044032 gene encoding uncharacterized protein encodes MILYPTFWFIALLLLNNTFSFPEFIKQPEDESRAEGKFTYFNCMVTNLGEDEYVSWLHSGRKISTNHLITDTSLIDRYSIYFDPVFSTYNLQIKNIQRQDVGIYACAVYDDSGDIVAKSKASNFTVLEIPEKYYPLCSNIKTSYKLNQNIVVVCSSEKTYPLPSLIWKRDDINIVSPLEEEISKNTYKVSYSVIAKKSDNGAIFICELTTSANPSIRRNCSVGPINVLYPPVVRIKQTSDIVLGDEAIFICYSDANPQENIFKWSFEPPINKKMYFLENKFILRIRNVVLSLNDTIVTCEVNNSVGSSYSKLNINIIRKTSFDSNVNTNKGNGKGGSNKDTNGFKTEGTKDDGAMIGNKEKSKNQNSNQDTTQTRSQDKENSTDVSISLVITIAVVCIIVILGLALIPVGYMRYTRRQSSDTISRGRPVSIPDVYFEPRDHIDPMLPQLGLAAPWMRTVGVQVPGECEYDVTYNTQVMPQSRHVYYSQRIMALNIFYKLFCTPLLLLTFVLYEVISFSGFQIEPSDISQAEGELVYFTCIVRKLDDSEYVSWLHNGHKISNNGVIITNAYSHYSMDFDSAFGSYNLRIQNVQRRDKGGYTCTVYDSNDHQIVEKSRTANFTVLEIPQQQYPICTSTQTSYRVGQSVVLDCISEKTTPPALLRWVHNTRVSESGLQESLNGNYEKSYLFTAKQSDNREIFTCELTTSANPSLYRNCSIGPLDVLYAPTVRIEQTRDVILGNEAIFICYSDANPQETTFEWSFDPPISENMFVLENDIILRIKNTVSSLNGTSVICKVTNSIGSESSKLIVNVKLKESIYNIVETNNGKETTKSEKPNERNDNKPTNQNTNSNQNILHTRSPNNSNNNSSTDISISLVVIIALVCIIVILGLALIPVGYMKYTRRQHSDTISRGRPVSIPDVYFEPRDHIDPMLPQLGLAIPWMRTVGVQVPGECEYDATYNTQVMPQPRQVYYTQRMYPASSL; translated from the exons ATGATATTATATCCAACGTTTTGGTTTATTGCATTGTTACTGCTCAACAACACGTTTTCATTTCCTGAATTTATAAAACAGCCAGAGGATGAAAGCCGAGCCGAAGGAAAATTTACgtattttaattgtatggtGACAAATCTTGGTGAAGATGAATATGTTTCATGGCTGCATAGTGGTCGGAAAATAAGTACAAATCATTTAATTACTGATACAAGTTTAATAGATCGTTattcaatatactttgatccaGTATTTAGCACTTACAAtttgcaaattaaaaatatacagaGGCAAGATGTAGGAATATACGCATGCGCAGTTTATGATGATTCTGGCGACATAGTGGCAAAGAGTAAAGCTTCTAACTTTACAGTACTTGAAATTCCTGAGAAATATTACCCATTATGCtcaaatataaaaacaagttataaaCTTAACCaaaatattgttgttgtatgttcATCAGAAAAGACCTATCCTCTGCCTAGTTTAATTTGGAAGCGTGACGATATCAATATTGTATCACCATTGGAAgaagaaatatcaaaaaatacatacaaagtgtcTTATTCAGTTATTGCAAAAAAATCCGACAACGGAGCTATATTTATATGTGAATTAACAACATCAGCAAACCCATCTATAAGAAGGAATTGTTCTGTTGGACCTATCAACGTTTTATATCCTCCTGTTGTTCGTATTAAACAGACAAGTGATATTGTTCTTGGCGACGAAGCCATCTTTATTTGTTATAGCGATGCAAATCCACAAGAGAATATTTTTAAATGGAGTTTTGAACCACCTATCAACAAAAAGATGTATTTCTTAGAAAATAAATTCATTCTGAGAATTAGAAATGTAGTACTCAGTTTAAATGATACAATTGTTACCTGCGAAGTAAATAATTCTGTTGGAAGTAGctatagtaaattaaacatcaATATAATCAGAAAAACCTCATTTGATAGTAACGTTAATACCAACAAGGGAAATGGAAAAGGCGGATCAAACAAAGATACAAATGGGTTTAAAACAGAAGGTACAAAGGACGATGGTGCGATGATAGGAAATAAAGAAAAATCAAAGAATCAAAATAGTAATCAAGATACAACACAGACACGATCCCAAGACAAGGAAAACAGCACCGatgtatcaatatcattagTTATAACCATTGCAGTGGTATGTATTATAGTAATTCTAGGGTTGGCATTGATACCTGTTGGTTACATGAGATACACACGAAGACAATCTAGTGACACCATCAGTAGAGGAAGACCTGTGTCAATACCTGATGTATACTTTGAACCTAGAGATCATATAGATCCTATGCTACCACAGTTAGGCTTAGCAGCTCCATGGATGAGGACAGTAGGAGTTCAAGTTCCTGGTGAATGTGAATATGATGTAACATATAATACACAAGTGATGCCACAATCACGACATGTTTACTATTCACAGCGTAT CATGGcactaaacattttttataaactcTTCTGTACTCCTTTACTGTTGCTTACATTTGTTTTATATGAAGTGATTTCTTTTTCTGGTTTTCAAATTGAACCGTCGGATATTAGTCAGGCAGAAGGTGAGCTGGTGTATTTCACATGTATTGTTCGAAAACTTGATGATAGTGAATATGTTTCATGGTTACATAATGGACACAAGATAAGTAATAATGGCGTGATTATCACCAATGCATACTCTCATTATTCAATGGATTTTGATTCAGCATTTGGTTCATACAATTTAAGAATTCAAAACGTACAACGGAGAGATAAAGGAGGATATACATGTACCGTTTATGATAGCAACGATCATCAAATTGTAGAGAAATCGAGGACAGCTAATTTTACAGTTTTAGAAATTCCTCAACAACAATATCCGATTTGTACTTCGACTCAAACGAGTTATCGTGTTGGTCAGAGTGTTGTTCTTGACTGTATTTCGGAAAAGACCACTCCTCCAGCTTTGTTAAGATGGGTACATAATACTAGAGTTAGTGAATCAGGATTACAAGAATCGTTAAATGGTAATTATGAAAAGTCTTATTTATTTACTGCAAAACAATCTGATAACAGAGAAATATTTACATGTGAATTAACAACATCAGCAAATCCGTCATTATATAGGAATTGTTCAATTGGTCCTCTTGATGTTTTATATGCTCCTACTGTTCGAATTGAACAAACACGTGACGTCATTCTTGGTAATGAAGCCATCTTTATTTGTTATAGTGATGCAAATCCACAAGAAACTACGTTTGAATGGAGCTTTGATCCACCTATTAGTGAAAATATGTTTGTGTTGGAAAATGACATAATTTTGagaattaaaaatacagtaagtAGTTTAAATGGAACAAGTGTCATATGTAAAGTTACTAATTCGATTGGAAGTGAATCTAGTAAATTGATAGTGAACGTAAAATTGAAAGAATCTATTTATAATATAGTTGAAACGAACAATGGAAAAGAAACGACAAAGTCTGAAAAACCAAATGAAAGAAACGACAATAAACCGACaaatcaaaatacaaacagcaatCAAAACATATTGCATACAAGATCGCCAAAtaacagcaacaacaacagcagTACTGATATTTCAATTTCGTTGGTTGTCATAATTGCATTGGTATGCATTATAGTTATTCTAGGGTTGGCATTGATACCTGTTGGTTACATGAAATATACACGTAGACAACATAGTGACACCATCAGTAGAGGAAGACCTGTGTCAATACCTGATGTATACTTTGAACCCAGAGATCATATAGATCCTATGCTACCACAGTTAGGCTTAGCAATTCCATGGATGAGGACAGTAGGAGTTCAAGTTCCTGGTGAATGTGAATATGATGCCACATATAATACACAAGTTATGCCACAGCCACGACAGGTATACTATACACAACGGATGTACCCGGCATCTTCGTTGTAA